ATCATTgcgcaaaaaatgttaaacattAAGTCAAGAAATAGCGAGTTAAATAACTATCACTTCAAAGATTCTCTCGTATATGCTCTTGTCAGAATGCTTCTTTGAGTACTTACTCTGAATTTATCGTAGCCCTGCGTTTTGATTAGCATATCGTTCAAATAGTTTATGGCACTGAAAGCTGCTTTCCAAGGCAAGTACTCGGTTTCATGGGCTAAGTAAGACGTAACATCAAGAGCAATGGTGTAATCGAGTTTACCAGCTCTGGCTAAGTTAAGAGCATCATCGATCAATTGTGCTCGATTGATCGTCGAAATgtctttgaaattttgtttatttaattgcttGATTATCATCTGCCAGTTCTCTCTATCATAATTCACTCTGTAGTATCCTGTCAAATAAATAACGTCGTTTCATAATATGTTtcattgtattaaataattgtgttaaaaGTTTGATCTTTCATATCAACAAAGTATGCTTTTATcgtaaatatctatataattacCAGTTTCTTGCACGTTGAAAAGTATCCATTGAGACGAATTCACATCCAAATCATTGAGAATGATCGAGCGTTCCGCTTTCATCCATTTCATGGGTTGAGTGTTATCGAAGTTTAATTGCTTCTCACTCGTATAAGTGATGGGTACCCACCATAATGGTTCCGATTTCTCTGTGGTCGTCGTAGTGCCATTACGGAGCAGGAAGCGTTCCTGCGAGAAACAAATGATGCGTGTAATGCGGTTATGAAACATAAATCGTAAATGATTAGtcaatttcataattttctataacatttttattgcacgtaatttttaattttatttaaataaggaaacaatatttatatatttagtaaaatagaATAACAAGTAAAAAATGACTGTATCAGATCAGTCAGGCTGTATTAGATAATAATCAGATACATCAGCATCTTCAACAAAGTCATCACTGCttacttattaatatttaataatttattatttaattttttgttaacatACCTGCGTTAATGTTACACCGCGGTTCTTGTAATTGCGCGTAACAGTGATCACAGGAAAGCCGGTTTGCAGGGTCCAAGTGTCCATAATTTGTTTAACAGTTACACTCGGATCGAGTACCTTGTCTTTATGAGCTTGTTCGGTCAAAGCGTACCACAAATCGTTTTGTTCGGCACTTTGATAGGCTCTAATAAATACATAGAATTACTCGACATCCTATTATACATGCAAGCTtgcttgcaaaatttaatgtgcATTTATGATATCGTAAAAAGGGTGGAAAATgttaagaattataaattaatttctacttACTTTCCATtcaaataattagttaaacCCTGCTTGAAAACTTTTGTTGTGAGGAAATGGTCCATCATTCTTATTATGGAGGCACCTGagcaatttcaataaatacggttacgctaattattttagaatagcGCACATAACGCACATAAATCGTTAAATACCTTTTCCGTACGAAatcttatcaaatatttcactgaTTTCATCAGGATGGCCGACTTTAATAGATATAGGATGAGAAGATTCCAAAGCGTCTAAAGCAAATACATTTTGTAGATCGTGGATGACGAATTGTTCGAGGACCTTCCATGACGGTTCTAcctaaacattttaaaaatataaaatttatattatagtacACTCAATAGTAAAGTTTTTAAGCGTGAAATGCTTAAAATGTTTAGtacagaatttttttgaaatttgtgatttaacaaaattataatacagcGATTCTGACGGTGCAGTATATAATTCCGTATTGTATGAACAACATACCGCATCCATGCCAATGTATTCAACATAACTGGCGAACCCCTCGTTCAACCAAAGATCCGTCCACCAACTAGGAGTCACTAAGTTTCCAAACCATTGATGCGCGAGCTCGTGAGATACCACAGTGGCTACCCGCTGTTTGCTACTACTGGTCGATACACCCTCCTGATATAACATTGCTGTCTCCctaaattgaaaaagttattattattttaaaatattatcattatccccgaagataaattttggctagataaataatatctgtCAAGGCACAAGTAAAgcacattaatttataaaaactattttaatatttgcatcaATTGCAGACGAAGATATCTGCTCATAAGTGTCATTTAGTTTGttaactaatatttattagctGTGATAAACacatatgattaaaaatatttttactattaaaaaatatattctgatATCATTTTCTTAGTTTATAATTGGCACAATCATAAAAAgcatatttagaattattactTATGACACCTACAATGTATATAAACGTAGCTCACAAAATTCATCGAATAGATCTTATCTCTGTGATTAATCACATCTATTTGGAgagaaaaattgcagaaatgtTTGCTATACATATCTGCCATTCACACTATCTTTTCGAGTACCATCAACAAATCTACATAAACACACTAGATAGCACACTGCGATAACACTAAATTGCTTTTATCTACTTGAAAGCTATCATTTAGccaaaatttacttttaaacaataataattttaaataatagtgattttatcgataatattaataacaaatatagaaTATCTACGCAAAAgcataaatcttttttattataaatcttgataattttgatcCATTGCAACGTCGAAACTTGTTCgataacattttattgcaaacatCGTTAGTGCGATATCGTTACCTATAAGTTATCAAGCCCCAATTCTCCATGGCGCCAGCAGAGAAGTCAGGTAGCGCGACCATATCCATCTTCGGCAAAGGAAACTTGATCTTAAAGTAATTCTCAAAATATCCGAGTATCTTCGGTCCAATACTCAAGCTGTACTGCGATTGATTAATGGCATCATGACGCGCCCAAACTCTGAAGTTACCGTCTTCCAATTTGTCCAAGTCGGAAACTATGAAGGCCACCAAATATGTAGACATCGGTACCGAACGTTCGTAATGGTCCCATACATACGTGTGTAAACCGGgtctaaatattaaacaataaaagtatcttttaaaataacaatttttatttaaaccgatatttttctaaaatttatatttcacgagaaatcaatttatttcactttatGTATACTatgattcattttttattgtctctgttttgtatttattcaatgtaaaaatattttttttaattttctcaatacTGTGTGTATGAAGTCATAAACTAATATATCAGATTTGAATTGAACTTTATAAAGTGTTTAAACAACCATCACTTTGACTATGTTAAATTAGTGCGAAAGATTAATGTGCTGATTTTGAATCAGATCTATGAAACGGTACAACGGCGCTATGTATAACGTGGAAATGCGACACACATTTACTCACACTGGCATCGGTTCCCCTTTCCTGGGCATATTCGAGATAGACGTCATGTTTCTGGGACGCGCTATGTTGATCTGGAACTTGGCTTTCAAAGCCGGCTCGTCGAAGCACGGGAAAGCACGGCGCGCATCCGTTGGTTGGAACTGAGTCGTAGCGATCCATCTATAATGCAAACCCGAGATACCTTTGGCAAACAGCCGGCAGAAGCCCTTGTTTGAGGCTGTACGTAAGCCAAACAGGCGCCCACAAGACTATTCAAAGGATAATCGCTTGCTTTACCGTctaagcaaaatatttcgcgATCACAAGATCGATTATGACAACATCAAGAATTGAAGGATTCAGcgtaacaattttgaaaatcaaaagaaattaatttcaaatgttgcgattttttaatctcaattttttagtttttaaatatccaatttgaaatttgaggttttttaatatcttgacgtttaagtttatttgtataatacagATATACTTTAAACTTTCGAGtcttttaaaactaaataaagcAAAGAGTTAAGTACAGCATTTGCTTGAGATGTAACTgcacatttaataattgaataaaatacgcGAAGGAACGAATCTAAATTAACACCGGCCAAAGAAACGGCAGCGCGAGGAAATCCTATCACGATGCCATTTACCTCGTTTGATTGCCAACCGTATACGAGCTCCTGTAGAAACCTTGCAGATAGTCGTTCAGATACCCAATAaacttgagatgcaccacatACTGCTTGCCCTCTCTTAACGTGTCCGATGTTCTAATTACGTGAAATTGCCTGTCGGTGTCGTTTCTCTGCTCCACGATCCCGATTACCTTAGTCTTGTTAGTGCTAGCCGAGTATTCCCTAATACTAGTAAAGCCTTCATCAATCTTCATGTCGACGGCGTGCAACGTGACATTGTTCGTATCTATCGTCACATTCACGAAAATCTTAACctgaataaaacaaaaatattttttcaaagaggCGAATTGCATTCAACTTTTTAAAGGCTTTTTTCAAAGGCTATAAAATTCTAAGTATCATACTCTTATGATATGAAGAAAATCGAtgtgattaataaaaaattcctcAAAAATTCCTCTtttcagattattttttaataattttttttacttgaattaatataagtaataatattaattattgaagatattaaaaataggagaaaaaatttgattaaaattattattaaaattgatagatgtcattatttattcgttttttCTACAAGTATTACTAGCTAGAAAGCAATTCTCTTTTTCGCCATTTAAGAATTGTCTAACGTCAAGGGACGTTACAACAGGACAAACAACTCGAAAGAAAGTGAAAAGAACAAAAACGAAACTAGACGGAAAGTTGACATCGAAAGCGCACGTGATCTGTGTATCGCTATTCTCTATGGATTCGATATATGAAAGCGAACGATTGCGTCAATGATTATGCACGCCTCATTTCGAAACGGTAGTAACTTATGTATAGAATTAGGAATTA
Above is a genomic segment from Linepithema humile isolate Giens D197 chromosome 6, Lhum_UNIL_v1.0, whole genome shotgun sequence containing:
- the superdeath gene encoding aminopeptidase N: MTQSREVLAMMDAHTTTFGRKRGCTISRCGAFLLGAFFLISIVATGLLVYHFAPCLEEKQVKQCDDLLDNPFLQTGRGFPTTSAKKKIDVRLPKSVVPDLYQLWLTPFIWEGNFTFHGEVKIFVNVTIDTNNVTLHAVDMKIDEGFTSIREYSASTNKTKVIGIVEQRNDTDRQFHVIRTSDTLREGKQYVVHLKFIGYLNDYLQGFYRSSYTVGNQTRWIATTQFQPTDARRAFPCFDEPALKAKFQINIARPRNMTSISNMPRKGEPMPVPGLHTYVWDHYERSVPMSTYLVAFIVSDLDKLEDGNFRVWARHDAINQSQYSLSIGPKILGYFENYFKIKFPLPKMDMVALPDFSAGAMENWGLITYRETAMLYQEGVSTSSSKQRVATVVSHELAHQWFGNLVTPSWWTDLWLNEGFASYVEYIGMDAVEPSWKVLEQFVIHDLQNVFALDALESSHPISIKVGHPDEISEIFDKISYGKGASIIRMMDHFLTTKVFKQGLTNYLNGKAYQSAEQNDLWYALTEQAHKDKVLDPSVTVKQIMDTWTLQTGFPVITVTRNYKNRGVTLTQERFLLRNGTTTTTEKSEPLWWVPITYTSEKQLNFDNTQPMKWMKAERSIILNDLDVNSSQWILFNVQETGYYRVNYDRENWQMIIKQLNKQNFKDISTINRAQLIDDALNLARAGKLDYTIALDVTSYLAHETEYLPWKAAFSAINYLNDMLIKTQGYDKFRLYVLKLLDNVYKQVGFTDKVGDPQLTVFTRIDVLNWACDFDYEDCVVNAVQQFKNWRDTPNPDVNNPISPNLKGVVYCTAIRVGGQSEWDFAWQRYRATNVGSEKDLLLQALGCTREIWLLNRYLDWTITENSGIRKQDVVRVFGSVASNIVGQPLAFDYFRNKWPRLREYFGTSLLTVNNIVKSSTRGISTKYELKDLLEFATEHLEELGTATRTIQQAVEQAEANIRWINTNHATIRDWLQRNTA